One stretch of Verrucomicrobiia bacterium DNA includes these proteins:
- a CDS encoding MBL fold metallo-hydrolase, protein MSALQLEYHQRGIHLPRLGLWLDPQRARAGHVFVSHAHSDHIARHAAFIATEPTAWLMRHRLGGRRTERIFRFGETVSLTGEHAAFQLTLLPAGHILGSAMAFIEAGGESLLYTGDFKLRPSLAAEACAPRPADLLVMESTFGRPRYAFPAEADVWRELHAFCQSALADGITPVLLAYSLGKTQELLAGLRATRLPVALHKDAAKLTRIYEHFGHSFPAYESGHGAKAAGKVLIAPPQVDRLALRQEVGPLRTAVVTGWAMDAGCRYRAGTDAAFPLSDHADFPDLIAFVRRVAPRKVFTVHGFAADFARTLRELGFDAQALSEPEQLDLPLGVRSRDLAGYDA, encoded by the coding sequence CTGGGCCTGTGGCTCGATCCGCAGCGCGCTCGCGCCGGCCACGTGTTCGTCAGCCACGCCCACAGCGATCATATCGCCCGGCATGCCGCCTTCATCGCCACGGAACCCACCGCATGGCTGATGCGTCACCGGCTGGGCGGACGGCGGACGGAACGAATCTTCCGCTTTGGCGAAACGGTTTCCCTGACGGGCGAGCACGCCGCCTTTCAACTCACGCTCCTGCCCGCAGGCCACATTCTCGGCAGCGCCATGGCATTCATCGAAGCCGGCGGCGAATCCCTGCTCTACACGGGCGACTTCAAATTGCGTCCCAGCCTGGCCGCCGAAGCCTGCGCGCCCCGGCCGGCGGACCTGCTGGTGATGGAAAGCACTTTCGGCCGCCCGCGCTACGCGTTCCCGGCCGAAGCCGACGTGTGGCGTGAACTGCACGCGTTTTGTCAGTCCGCGCTCGCCGACGGCATCACGCCGGTGTTGCTGGCCTATTCGCTGGGCAAAACGCAGGAACTGCTGGCCGGCCTGCGGGCGACCAGACTGCCCGTGGCGCTTCACAAGGACGCGGCCAAGCTCACGCGCATTTACGAACATTTCGGCCATTCGTTTCCCGCCTACGAAAGCGGTCATGGGGCGAAAGCCGCGGGCAAGGTGCTGATTGCACCGCCGCAAGTGGATCGCCTCGCCTTGCGGCAGGAAGTAGGTCCGCTGCGAACGGCGGTCGTCACCGGTTGGGCCATGGATGCGGGTTGCCGTTATCGTGCCGGCACGGATGCCGCGTTCCCGCTCAGCGATCACGCGGACTTTCCGGACCTGATTGCATTCGTGCGCCGCGTCGCGCCCCGGAAAGTGTTCACCGTGCATGGATTTGCCGCCGACTTTGCGCGCACGTTGCGGGAGCTGGGGTTTGATGCCCAAGCGCTGAGTGAGCCGGAGCAATTGGACCTGCCGTTGGGTGTGCGGTCCCGTGATTTGGCCGGCTACGATGCCTGA
- a CDS encoding GspE/PulE family protein, with protein sequence MAQTDSQTTALPELLESMRAGRQLSEPDARLLARQASNGSGALIRSEEDVLRWLAQEYDVPFNTLEGVEPDKQVLSLFPARILLKEELLPLRRTDAGVEVATSRLFATQGFDTLKTMTGLRLKPVLAPTEAIQREMKRHLGVGADTIDTLDETAPFEVVDEDGEEDTNLDNAAEDASIIRFVNQVLRDAIELRASDIHLEPFEDEFRIRYRIDGELQEVPVPAQLKRFQPAIVSRVKILSHLNIAEKRLPQDGRIKIRIDEAEVDIRVSVIPMLHGEAVVMRLLRQNATLHGLNELGMAPRELDCFKRVLQLPHGIILVTGPTGSGKTSTLYTALAAINDAVRKIITIEDPVEYQLKGVNQIQVSEKAGLTFARGLRSILRHDPDVVLIGEIRDAETAQIAVQASLTGHLVFSTLHTNDAPGALTRLVDMGVEPYLVASSLEAVLAQRLVRVLCKHCKEEDHSPAAEAFKAKVGIPASTVIYRSVGCRECRNTGFFGRHAIFEWMDTDNEIRKLILSSASSDVIREAAHRSGMKTLAEDGWRLVRLGITTVEEVLSVTTAKEVANTQRSEATAS encoded by the coding sequence ATGGCACAAACCGATTCCCAGACGACCGCCCTGCCCGAACTGCTGGAAAGCATGCGGGCGGGCCGGCAATTGTCCGAGCCGGATGCCCGGCTGCTGGCCCGGCAGGCCAGCAATGGCTCCGGCGCGCTGATCCGGTCCGAGGAGGACGTCCTGCGCTGGCTGGCGCAGGAATATGACGTCCCGTTCAACACCCTCGAAGGCGTGGAGCCGGACAAACAGGTCCTGTCCCTGTTTCCGGCCCGCATCCTTTTGAAGGAGGAACTCCTCCCCTTGCGCCGCACCGACGCTGGCGTCGAGGTGGCCACCAGCCGCCTGTTCGCCACGCAAGGCTTCGACACGTTGAAGACCATGACCGGGCTCCGCTTGAAGCCCGTGCTGGCCCCGACCGAAGCCATCCAGCGCGAGATGAAACGGCATCTCGGCGTGGGCGCCGACACGATTGATACACTCGACGAAACGGCGCCGTTCGAAGTGGTGGATGAAGATGGCGAAGAGGACACCAACCTCGACAACGCCGCCGAGGACGCGTCGATCATCCGCTTCGTGAACCAGGTGTTGCGCGACGCCATCGAGCTGCGCGCCTCGGACATTCACCTTGAACCGTTCGAGGATGAATTCCGCATCCGTTACCGCATCGACGGCGAATTGCAGGAAGTGCCCGTGCCCGCGCAGTTGAAACGCTTCCAGCCCGCGATCGTTTCACGCGTCAAAATTCTCAGCCATCTCAACATCGCCGAAAAGCGTCTGCCCCAGGACGGACGCATCAAGATCCGCATCGACGAAGCCGAGGTGGACATCCGCGTGTCGGTGATTCCGATGCTGCACGGCGAAGCGGTGGTGATGCGTCTGCTGCGCCAGAACGCGACCCTGCACGGTTTGAACGAACTGGGCATGGCGCCGCGTGAGCTGGACTGCTTCAAGCGCGTGCTGCAACTGCCCCACGGCATCATTCTCGTGACCGGCCCCACCGGCAGCGGCAAAACGTCAACGCTCTACACCGCGCTCGCGGCCATTAACGACGCCGTCCGCAAGATCATCACCATCGAAGATCCGGTGGAATACCAGCTCAAGGGCGTGAACCAGATCCAGGTTTCGGAAAAGGCCGGCCTGACGTTCGCCCGCGGATTGCGCTCCATCCTGCGTCACGATCCCGACGTGGTGCTCATCGGTGAAATCCGCGACGCCGAGACGGCGCAAATCGCGGTGCAGGCTTCGCTCACTGGTCACCTCGTCTTCTCCACCCTGCACACCAACGACGCACCCGGCGCGTTGACCCGCCTCGTGGACATGGGCGTCGAGCCCTACCTCGTGGCGTCCTCACTGGAAGCCGTGCTCGCGCAACGCCTCGTGCGCGTGCTCTGCAAACACTGCAAGGAGGAAGATCATTCACCCGCCGCGGAGGCATTCAAGGCCAAGGTCGGCATCCCGGCGAGCACCGTGATTTATCGCTCGGTTGGCTGCCGCGAATGCCGCAACACCGGCTTCTTCGGCCGCCACGCCATCTTCGAGTGGATGGACACGGACAACGAGATCCGGAAGCTGATTTTGAGCAGCGCTTCGAGCGACGTCATCCGCGAGGCAGCCCATCGTTCCGGCATGAAGACGCTGGCGGAAGACGGCTGGCGGCTGGTTCGCCTGGGCATCACCACGGTCGAGGAAGTATTGAGCGTCACCACCGCCAAGGAAGTGGCCAACACGCAACGCAGCGAAGCGACCGCGAGCTGA